One window of the Cohnella hashimotonis genome contains the following:
- a CDS encoding YeiH family protein, whose amino-acid sequence MNIAPIRPLQRSGYPLRTRMTRLAGYAPGLALAAALALLGWQLARIPGFGLFGPMACTLLAAVAFRQLFGYSQAWAPGVRFGTTKLLRAAIVLFGLKLPLDAVLHQGLPLLARSVGTLAFSMAAGLALGRLLKADRQLTLLLAVGTGICGAAAIAAVSPLVAAREDRTATAAGLIAIVGTAAAIASMLLADVLPLSGTAYGLWTGLTLHEIAHVAMAASAGGSDALESGMLAKLARVFLLVPVCLALHWRNSRLVRRLPASEKEAAAGAAASFPWFLIGFLVMSLLGSGLTAAGWPLPPRATAGASTLTTVLLTVAMAGMGLNVNVRALRHAVRPIVVLLIVSALLSGLTLVTLL is encoded by the coding sequence ATGAACATCGCTCCAATACGACCATTACAGCGGTCCGGGTACCCCCTGCGCACGCGCATGACGCGTCTCGCCGGATACGCGCCGGGTCTGGCGCTCGCTGCCGCGTTGGCCCTGCTCGGCTGGCAGCTCGCGCGCATCCCCGGCTTTGGCCTGTTCGGACCGATGGCCTGTACGCTGCTGGCAGCGGTCGCTTTCCGCCAGCTGTTCGGCTATTCGCAGGCATGGGCACCCGGCGTGCGCTTCGGCACGACCAAGCTGCTTCGCGCTGCGATTGTTTTGTTCGGCTTAAAGCTGCCGCTGGACGCCGTGCTTCACCAGGGCTTGCCGCTCCTGGCGAGAAGCGTCGGTACGCTGGCCTTCTCGATGGCAGCCGGGCTCGCGCTGGGCCGCTTGCTGAAGGCCGACAGGCAACTTACGCTGCTCCTGGCGGTAGGCACGGGTATTTGCGGCGCGGCCGCGATCGCCGCCGTGTCACCGCTGGTCGCGGCCAGGGAAGATCGCACCGCAACCGCGGCGGGATTGATCGCGATCGTTGGCACGGCAGCCGCGATCGCCTCAATGCTGCTGGCGGACGTCCTGCCGCTGAGCGGGACCGCCTACGGCCTGTGGACCGGCTTGACGCTGCACGAGATCGCGCATGTCGCCATGGCCGCATCGGCAGGCGGGTCAGATGCGCTCGAGAGCGGCATGCTGGCAAAGCTCGCCCGCGTGTTTCTGCTGGTGCCGGTCTGCCTGGCGCTTCACTGGCGCAACAGCCGCCTCGTCCGGCGTCTGCCGGCGAGCGAAAAAGAAGCCGCGGCGGGCGCCGCAGCTTCGTTCCCCTGGTTTTTAATCGGCTTCCTGGTCATGAGCCTGCTCGGTTCGGGCCTAACCGCCGCCGGATGGCCGCTCCCTCCCCGCGCGACCGCCGGCGCTTCGACGCTGACAACCGTTCTGCTGACGGTCGCAATGGCCGGCATGGGTCTTAACGTGAATGTTCGCGCACTCCGGCACGCCGTGCGCCCGATTGTCGTCCTGCTGATCGTATCCGCGCTTCTGTCGGGCTTGACGCTCGTGACGCTGCTCTGA